One stretch of Roseimicrobium sp. ORNL1 DNA includes these proteins:
- a CDS encoding DUF1549 and DUF1553 domain-containing protein, which produces MAPSLFAKAIRASTDPVKDEPPITEKERQHWAFVPLGSPALPQVAHQGVIRNEVDRFIESSLEGVGLTLLPQADPATLLRRVTFDLIGLPPAEADVAVFVANPSDDAYAAYVDKLLASPQYGEAAAQPWLDLARFAETDGFEHDIERKHAWKYRDWVISALNRDMPFDAFVRNQIAGDKIKGGEAAATGFLLSGPDMPDINNQDERRHFVLNDMTSTVGSVFLGLTMGCAQCHDHPYDAVSQADFYRLRAFFDSLPPIARDRQLGPEMRDAEGTRPVSHAFVRGDVKREGPEVRPAYPRIANPRGDVADESRAALADWLVTKDNALFLRVSANRLWQQHFGRGLAATSSDFGKQGDKPTHPELLDWLAAELPRQGWSLKKMHRMIVLSATYRQQSVGKGDVWEAALAKDPENKLYSRMPRKRLTGEAIRDAILFTSGHLNPKAGGPSVRLPLPAEVSNNLLKKQREDVTKDASEHARRSVYAFSRRNLRYPLFDLFDRPDALLSCARRGESTTAPQALLLFNSEVSQETAEELAQKVMSASGGDSAPEMLAKVTSRVLLSREPTKEELMVGAAFLQKHTAHTETLQQALADYCLAVLNSNAFVWVD; this is translated from the coding sequence GTGGCACCGTCACTGTTCGCCAAAGCCATCCGCGCCTCGACTGACCCGGTGAAGGACGAGCCTCCCATCACGGAGAAGGAGCGGCAGCACTGGGCCTTTGTGCCGCTGGGCTCGCCTGCACTGCCGCAGGTGGCACATCAGGGTGTGATACGAAATGAAGTGGATCGGTTCATTGAGTCTTCCTTGGAGGGAGTGGGACTCACGCTGCTGCCGCAGGCCGATCCGGCCACATTGCTAAGACGCGTAACCTTTGACCTCATCGGCCTGCCACCTGCAGAAGCGGATGTGGCGGTGTTCGTAGCGAATCCCAGCGATGACGCCTATGCAGCATATGTGGACAAGCTACTGGCATCTCCGCAGTATGGCGAAGCGGCGGCGCAGCCGTGGCTGGACTTGGCGCGCTTTGCCGAGACAGATGGCTTTGAGCATGACATCGAGCGCAAGCATGCGTGGAAGTATCGCGACTGGGTCATCTCCGCGCTGAATCGCGACATGCCGTTTGATGCCTTTGTGCGCAATCAGATCGCGGGTGACAAGATCAAAGGCGGTGAAGCCGCCGCGACTGGGTTCCTGCTTTCTGGACCGGACATGCCGGACATCAACAACCAGGATGAGCGCCGGCATTTTGTGCTGAATGACATGACCTCCACGGTCGGCTCCGTGTTCCTCGGGCTGACGATGGGCTGCGCGCAGTGCCACGACCATCCCTATGATGCGGTGAGCCAGGCGGACTTCTATCGGCTGCGTGCCTTCTTCGATTCGCTGCCGCCCATTGCACGTGATCGTCAGCTTGGTCCGGAGATGCGTGATGCCGAAGGAACGCGTCCCGTGAGCCATGCCTTTGTGCGCGGGGATGTGAAACGCGAAGGGCCCGAGGTGCGGCCTGCGTACCCGCGCATAGCAAACCCACGAGGCGATGTCGCCGATGAGAGTCGTGCGGCATTGGCCGATTGGCTGGTAACTAAGGACAATGCGCTCTTCCTCCGCGTGTCAGCGAACCGCCTGTGGCAGCAGCACTTTGGCCGTGGGCTTGCCGCGACCTCCAGTGACTTCGGCAAGCAGGGGGACAAGCCCACGCATCCGGAGCTGCTCGACTGGCTGGCCGCAGAACTGCCACGGCAGGGTTGGAGCTTGAAAAAGATGCACCGCATGATCGTGCTCTCCGCCACCTATCGCCAGCAGAGCGTGGGCAAGGGTGATGTTTGGGAGGCGGCTCTTGCAAAGGACCCGGAGAACAAGCTCTACTCTCGCATGCCAAGGAAGCGGCTTACGGGTGAGGCGATTCGCGATGCGATTCTTTTCACTTCAGGCCATCTCAATCCCAAGGCGGGTGGACCGAGTGTGCGCCTCCCGTTGCCGGCAGAGGTGAGCAACAACCTGCTGAAGAAGCAGCGCGAAGACGTGACGAAGGATGCCTCAGAGCATGCGCGGCGCAGCGTGTACGCCTTCTCGCGAAGGAATCTACGCTATCCGCTGTTTGATCTGTTCGACCGGCCGGATGCGCTGCTGAGTTGTGCACGTCGCGGTGAATCGACCACGGCGCCGCAGGCGTTGTTGTTGTTCAATTCGGAGGTGAGTCAGGAGACGGCGGAAGAACTGGCGCAGAAGGTGATGAGTGCCAGTGGCGGTGACAGTGCGCCGGAGATGCTGGCGAAGGTGACGAGCCGGGTGTTGCTGTCACGCGAGCCAACGAAGGAGGAGTTGATGGTGGGTGCGGCATTCTTGCAGAAGCACACGGCGCATACGGAAACGCTGCAGCAGGCACTGGCAGACTACTGCCTCGCCGTGCTGAACTCGAATGCGTTTGTGTGGGTGGATTGA
- a CDS encoding DUF1501 domain-containing protein: MATCSCPSHLPTDRRRFLGGMGGIALAHLLQQDGLLGSGPMAGSGNPLAAQRTHFPAKAKRVIWLFMHGGPSHVDLFDPKPELIKWAGKPLPESVGTFETRRKVAQNPLLGPVKPFAPRGRSGIEMSDFLPHMAGVADELCVIRSCHGDSVNHPQSVYQMNTGSILMGKPSMGSWVSYGLGSENADMPSFVVMPDPGGGLKGGAPAWGSGFLPATYQGTPVRPGPNPILHLQRPEGMSAQRQRSTLDVLHELNQLHLDERDHDTQLAARLESYELAWRMQSAAPEAVDISSESEATKNLYGLDDPVTRDFGTRCLLARRLVERGVRFVQLYSGDTNGWDAHEDVLDNHTTHCAKTDKPVAGLIRDLKQRGLLEDTLVIWGGEFGRMPMSEKGKGRDHNPYGYTTVFAGAGVKGGHVHGATDDFGLRAERDKVHVHDLHATILHLLGIDHEHLTFRHNGRDERLTDVAGNVVKSILA, encoded by the coding sequence ATGGCCACCTGCTCTTGCCCCTCCCACCTGCCCACGGACCGCCGACGTTTCCTTGGCGGCATGGGCGGCATTGCGCTGGCGCATCTGCTGCAGCAGGATGGCCTGCTGGGCTCCGGCCCGATGGCGGGTTCAGGGAATCCTCTCGCTGCGCAGCGCACCCATTTCCCTGCGAAAGCGAAGCGGGTCATCTGGCTCTTCATGCACGGCGGGCCGAGCCATGTGGATCTCTTTGACCCCAAGCCGGAACTCATCAAGTGGGCGGGCAAGCCGCTGCCCGAGAGTGTGGGCACGTTTGAAACGCGTCGCAAGGTCGCGCAGAATCCCCTGCTGGGTCCGGTGAAGCCCTTCGCGCCGCGTGGCCGGAGCGGGATTGAGATGAGCGATTTCCTCCCGCACATGGCCGGCGTGGCGGATGAGCTGTGCGTCATCCGGAGCTGCCATGGCGACAGCGTGAATCACCCGCAGTCCGTGTACCAGATGAACACGGGCAGCATTCTCATGGGCAAGCCCAGCATGGGAAGCTGGGTGTCCTACGGCCTTGGCTCTGAGAATGCGGACATGCCCTCCTTCGTGGTGATGCCGGACCCTGGAGGTGGCCTGAAAGGCGGCGCGCCAGCCTGGGGCAGTGGCTTCCTGCCTGCGACCTACCAGGGCACACCGGTACGACCCGGGCCGAATCCCATCCTGCATCTGCAGCGACCCGAAGGGATGTCTGCCCAGCGCCAACGCAGCACGCTGGACGTGCTGCATGAGCTGAATCAATTGCACCTTGACGAACGCGATCACGACACGCAGCTCGCGGCTCGACTGGAATCTTACGAGCTCGCCTGGCGCATGCAGAGCGCGGCGCCGGAAGCGGTGGACATTTCCAGCGAGAGCGAGGCGACGAAGAACCTCTACGGCCTGGATGATCCTGTGACGCGGGACTTCGGCACGCGTTGCCTGCTGGCGCGTCGACTGGTGGAGAGGGGCGTGCGCTTTGTGCAACTTTACTCCGGCGATACCAATGGCTGGGACGCACATGAGGATGTGCTGGACAATCACACCACCCACTGCGCGAAGACCGACAAGCCCGTCGCAGGGCTCATCCGCGACCTGAAGCAGCGAGGTCTGCTGGAAGATACGCTGGTGATCTGGGGTGGCGAATTCGGCCGCATGCCCATGAGCGAAAAGGGCAAGGGCCGCGACCACAATCCCTACGGCTACACCACCGTCTTCGCCGGGGCCGGGGTGAAAGGCGGCCACGTGCATGGCGCCACCGATGATTTCGGCCTGCGTGCAGAGCGCGACAAGGTGCATGTGCACGACCTGCACGCCACCATCCTGCACTTGCTGGGCATCGATCACGAGCACCTCACCTTCCGCCACAACGGACGTGATGAACGCCTCACGGATGTGGCGGGGAATGTGGTGAAGTCCATTCTTGCTTGA